The genomic region TGTTCTCCAAatgaaaatttacatttttagttcttcaaattaaaaaaaaatattgtttttagtcCCCTTGTtagaattcaagggactaaaagatttaaacttttatttgatagaaggattaaaaataacattttttgaatttgagaaactaaaatatacaattttttatatgggGACTAACAAATTAGACCGCTACTCTAagtaactaaaaacataattaagttttttaggctaaaatatatttttcatccctataaatatcaaaatattcgGTATCTGTCCcaacaaaatttcaaatatatttttcatcttcgCAAAATATAAATGTGTCATATTTTGGCTCAAAGTTGGATTTGAGTGATCTGATTCTATGTGTTAATGTTAGATAGTTAACATGTCAAATTCTAATTGACACGTGATAATGATCTAGCATTGACATGTAGGATTGAATTTCCTGAATTCAGTTTCAAgacaaaatatcatatatttacATTTTGCGATGATGAAAAACATACTCAAAATTTCGTATGAACGAATCTCGaacattttgatatttataggaaaaaaaacatatttttgatgtttttttataagtaatatTACCATATCGTAGCCATTAGCCTCTTGTACGTCATACTGTACATATAAATGATATCAATTTGATATAATTAGTGAGATTATAAATTACTCCATTCTTTTACACATAAATTTGTCAAACATGTCGAAAACTATAAAATGCTGGAAAAGATTCTCATTAATTCAATATAATTGTCAACTAAAAACAATATTTGACCAATGGGATAGATAGTTAATTGATTTAATTGCAATGTTTTAAGAAAGTTTAATGCGCTAAATACATACACAATTGCTAAGATATGTAATACGTCAAATTAAAGTACATAAATAGCAAGAGGTGGAAAAAGTTTGAGTGTAGAATAAGGTTTTGCtactcagaaaaaaaaaaggttttgtttAAATAGACACGAggcttgtttaaaaaaaaaatcaagacttaaatttgatcttttatatCATCTATCATTAGTTTTTTAGGCAAGATCATATATTTTTGTCAGCTTTTTACCAagatatgtaatatttttaattgaatctcTTGTgtgttatgtatattttttctttgaggATGATTCTCATCACCTCTTTTTATCTTAAGCCTGATGACAAACAGAATTCGCAACGCAATTTATGCATGGCTCAATTTTTTTAACGGTTTTGTcgaatgatattttttgttatcattttatatagttttaggtctcttttcaaaaagaaaaaagttgcaTTCTATTtgtcatgtttttctttggaatgCTAAGTATCATCTATTTAGATTATGTGTAACAATGTTGTGTTTTTAGGATATCCTTTGACTTCACTGTTCTTTCGGAATTGATAAAAATCAGATCATGGATGTGATACAAGGATAAGAGAACAGTATTATTCAAtgctcttttttatattattggttTTCTTATCATTGTAGTTTGTCAGTATTTATTATCtactttttgtttataataatgTTGTACCTATCTTTAAATAGATTATTCGACTAATTAATTGGGAAAAATGTATGTAAAACTAAATATAaactatgaaaactaaaatgatGCTACTTAATACATGagacaaagataaaaataggagGAAAAGAATTTATAAAAGCAAAGTCTAACTAGAGTTTATGATCAATCTAATCCGACTTTCATATGacaacttatttaaaaatgagaCTGCTAAATATGGTATAAATTTATCCTTCAATAACTTATAGATTTCACTTTTTTATGTAGGTCAATATAtgcttaataaataaaaagtaagtaaatatatgatttttatacaCTAAAAAcatttagaatatatatatatatatatatatattaatactaactaaaatattatttaggttaaatatatttttaattattataaatataataattttttatattattttttcaattttttattaatgcgatcatcataaattaaattttttaaatgatttgattattatttaataatgatGTGATGTATTTAGACATGTAACATCATTTTACTCTCATGGAATGtaacattatatataattgtatgTTATGTGACATCGTTACTAAATAATAATGAGATattctaaaaattcaaaataacctttctaattttataaatagtatgatttttatcgacaaaaagaatatatatatatatatatatatatatatatgattgagtATAAGTAATACCCATCCAAAATTCAGATTTACAAATACCAACTCCTCATCCGAAGGtcataataaacaaattaattctaataaaggttataacataaatataaaatactaattaataacCTTTTGCATCATAGAACCCCACCTTAATAATCTCTGTCAGCACAAACTTTGGTACACGTTATAGTTTTAGTAGCAGCCCTCCCATTGTGCTTTCTCCCATCCACCAAATCCCATCACCCCACTTAACACACCACATATATAAAGAGGATATTCACTTAAATTATTaagcttgttttttttattattcataaatgataagtattagttgttaatttttgttagtatataaaaaactttgaaattatgaatttttttcttttcctgtttttcactaaatcaattttataacttCTTAATCTATTTCTTAAACCTAGTAGactttttaaataacaaaaaagtgataattttaaccaaattaataaatttttattgaaaaccttGCCTTAACTTATTTCATAAAGAAGCTTACAATTAAGgatataatgtaatatttaaattgcaaaaatataaatgattagaACTACTCATTTTAGTTGAGAAATATGACTCGATCGAGTACATATATGTTCAATCATGTAAAACGTTTTACTTCTCATTATCAATTTCATAACGTTGTGTTTGATTTCACAGATGAAAATAATACatggagaaagaaaataattttatatgtttggtGGGAAAAAATgaggagaaaaaaatttaaaaataatgggTCTTGTTTGTactctttcttatttattttcattcatctctttatctttcctcatcttttttatattttctcttcaaCCAAAAACTTTACTTatcactttatttcttacttatttgtactttgtttttttatttcaatctattatatttttctcatcTCTACTAAATAAAGTTTAACTCTTTTTGTCCTGTTTCTTGCGGGGATTATCATGAGTCTttacaaggaaaaaaatgtgAAGCGTAGAAATTACCAATTTGACGAAAATATCTAATTGTCCTTCTATTGGCTGTCAAGTTCGTAATTTCTGGAATCAAATCAAACATACGAACCAAATCAATTAcagtattctatttttttttctaggatTTGAGAGATTTTCCTCCTCTTAGCAATTATATTGTAATTGATATTCTAAATTCAAgggttattattaaaaatatatatatatgataaatttatgatttttttcacattttataaattagcaatttaaaaattatatatgttactAATTCAATGACCTCAATATGGACCTCTCAAatcaattgatttaatttattcaaactttttattcctttaaatcGAACTGAAGTACCGAACAGACCCATAgacaataagaaaataaaaataaaaaggaatttaAGTGccgaaaatttatatatttatttaataaaataataggtacttatgtacaatatatataaaaataaaatgaaagtaaaaaccCATGTACACCAATACATCGTAAAATTAACAACCACTCAAGAGATTCAATTATGTCTATAAATACAGAATGCATAATTCATACACCATTCAGCTAATATATAAACAAGGGCCTTTATTGGACTTAATTAGTTATAAACCATCTCCAAGACAACCTTTATCCTGCAAACTTGCACGAAAGATAAATTGCGTGAAAGgaaattgaagaaattttttaaacttgcATTAATTTACGGGAAGAAATTAAGCGTACTCGCAATGTAATgtacatgaaaatatattaatagataTGAAAAACTCAAGATTAACAATCGACAAATGAACTTgaaataaacaaatttgatttattgGCTACTTCTACAATACATGATCACACACACACGGGCACAATGCAATAGTGTACGTAATTCAACTGCCAGTAAGTAgctaaagataattaattagtataccACCAACACCAAGGGTAATTGCTGCTTAACTTTATCAAATGATTCTTGAGTTATTGAATCATGTATTAAAAAAACTGTTTATCTATTGTCATGGATTCTTCTTATCAATATTTGTATTCGCACACGCTTCTCTTTGTTTGAACATTTTATTCTTCCTTTGTTGACTGACGTAATTACACACAtgcaaacaaatattttaagttgctccatatatatgtatgtatgcatGCATGGCTTACATAAATATTGAGTACATGAGAATTCGGTGTGAAATTTTATGTGGCCTCAGCTTTTGCATTCTCATTAATTATTGGTTTTACTTGATAAACTTCACATGGAAGCTTCTGATTAAAGAGATTCTCAACAACAAGCAAATATTTCATTATGGTAAATACATATTATACATGGTcgctataattattttaatttttaactaagtcactaaattgttgtttaatttgcaaATGACCACATGGGTGAAAATAATAATACCGCCTCAACATTTGTTTAGTTTATCGGATGATCTTAAAGTGCTCAGTTGCAAACAAAAAAGAGTATAtcgattaaaataaattaaaaatcaatacaaCTTATAACAAATAACatcaaaattcatttaaacCCATACACAAATAAAAAGTTCACACCTATAACAcattattaaaattacaattttaccaaaaaaaaatattacaattatcAATGAAAAGAAGTTAATACATGAATGTTATTACATACGACTTTAGTTGTATTCTTTTATATccgttcttttctttattttatatagtaacatgttatttatttattgattttattgataattaatttatcaaaaaatctaactgataatttttttaaattatattttttttcacccacAAGTTCCAACTTAAGATAAGAGAATCTGAATCCAATATTACTTTGGTAATGTTTTTTGGTTACATAAAAATAGCAAAATATCTATATCTTTCATTTAATGTTCATCCACCTAGCTAAATGACTTGAGTTAAATCTAGATGAACTCCTATACATATAGTGGAGGCAACCTTCAGATTTTCTAGAGTTGGCGCAATTATCGATTCGTCTAGCTGCTAGTTATTTCATGGAAGCTGCGATGTTCAAAACTTTACACCCACCCATTCTTCCTCGCTGACcaaaaactttaattatttcattaaattacTTGTCTTAAACACGTGTGAACTGTGACCATAacctagaatttttttaaaagtccaAATAGAACTGATTCTATTCTTGGCCGACTACCAcgaacaaaacaaaaaccacaACTTTCACTAACGATGACCAATTTCCGTCACCTGCAGAGATTTGAAAtctcaattaatttattcactTTATCTTACTAATCCCACTGGCCACTACGCAGACACATTCTTCCTCTTACATGAATTCAAACCACATATGTTTTCTTTCTCAGTGTTATTATtcgaaaattaaataaactgatgacatcatatatatatatatataattattttatttcatttatatatctTGTATACacaaatttgtataaaataattcaaaaaaaaggGACAACAATATACGTGCTAATAAAGTACTccaataatttttgtaaaatttattttgagaaaatatggtgtgtttattaattttttgtaaaacacTACAAAATCACAAGGGAGTaatatttttgagaaaatataatagttttatataatcatgcaataaataatttctataaatggtatgtttattatttattataaaaattattttaaaagtcatttttttatgattttttattgattgtcaATGTAAAAATCTTTTTAGACTATCAATACATAATAATCAAACTCAATATttattggtttttaatttttttcatcaaagCTTATTTGAAtacaaaaatatgaaatgaagaaattattttattaattttttttgtacacAAGTTTCTCGAAAATACTTCTCCAAAATTCTAAGCTCCGACTAAAAGAAAATACTACGGGCGTGCtggcaaaattatattttaatttagtagCTGATTTGTTTATCAAATCAacgtttttttaattgagaaacaGTAATTAAATAGAACAGGTGATTTGATTTTCTCTTATTTACACGCACATATATTGAAATTCCAAACGATAGATAATCTAGATATCCAATTGGCTATATATGCTATAATTATCTGAAATCTGAAATACTACTATACAACAAACAAACAATTAATACACAGTAATGTCTTTTTCCTAATGATGGAGCCGCCTCCACAATTCCACCTTAGACTCCCCCTCTTAATACTCCAATTAATCTACGCTGCtgatcataataaataaaactcaATTTTCACGACACTCACTCTTGGAGAATTTTCGTGCTGTTTACGACACCATGGCCACTATATACTGTgttacaattttctttctttatttcatACCACCTTAAGATCTTAAATTCTTTAATGgtatcaaaaatatttttacaagtttcaattttttatttaattataaaactaatttttaatttagttcaaattcaaatctcttccacaaatttaatttaacgcgtattatcaattaatttacactaattaaatatatactGTGTTCCTATATGTTAATGctatgtatttatatatattcctttggactttcttttctctttcctcGATTCGGCGTATGTATCCCTTATATTGGCCACGTTAACATTAAGCGTCGCCCCCACCATTTATATTTGCTCTCAATCTTTTTTACCActtccatttttcttttccaaaaccTCTTCATACACacaccttctttttcttttttctttctatatataGTAACAAACAAAATTGGAGTAGGGTTTGATTTCGATGGAGAATTATTCTATGTTGTTCCCTATTTCCAATTCCTCGAGCTACCCAATTTCAACGAGTGGTGTTGGAAGCTCTCAAATCGGCTATAATGGTCAAAGCTCCAATGCGTTTCTTGGTCTAAGGCCTAGTAATGAATTATTAGGTAGTGATGATCATGACAACGGAGGCGAAGGTGGTGGTGATGGAGATGGCAACATGTTAATGTCTCAGATAAGTGGTGGTAGTAATACTAATGTGAGTGATGAGTTAGGTGGTTCCGGAAATAGTaacaataaaaagaaaggaGAGAAGAAGGTTAAAAAGCCTAGATATGCTTTTCAAACTAGGAGCCAGGTTGATATTCTTGATGATGGTTATCGATGGAGGAAGTATGGCCAAAAAGCtgttaaaaacaacaaatttcCAAGGTTAGTAGTTTCAACTTTATTTCATGTTGGTGTTGTTTTCTTAGTTTGATTGAAGAAAAGATAAGTTGAAATTCGATAGATACAAAAgactttataataattcatacacTTTATTAAATCAATTGAATTAGATTTTCTTAATTGATTTCATGTTGTTGCTGTAGTTTAGTTTTCTCTTTTGCTGCTGCTTCTTCATCTCTAGcttgtttaatttctttttttcttttttcttatggcAGCGACGCCTGCTAAGTTTGACTTGAAAAATTGATACGTGTGTAAATTGTACTAAGTATATATATGACAAGACCCCACCATGGTTCTTAtcactttgaattttgaattaattaagaaGAATAGAAACAAACGAGGTTAATTCTTGTTGAGTGCATACTGGGCAATAATCAATATTTGAAAACACTGTTCTAGTTGCGCAGTTTTGCTTTCATtcaattgtttttgtttgttttggatCAATATTTTCTAAAGGGGAAATgaaagttatttattatttgatctTCTTTTTGTGCTCTTTGTTGCCGCggttttcttcttcattcctatATATCATTTTCTCTACCTGTCTTTTCTTCGgtcaaatcaaaagaaaatgaatagaaGAAGAACCAAATTAACCTGTGTATGCATCCCTGCGtgcaatcaatcaatcaatatatatatatatatatatatatatatatatatatatatatatatatatatatatatatatatatatataataactcgATAATTGAAAGAGAAATTGTACTTATACATTATGCTTGTATAGTTTTCTGTATAACAAAGAGAGATAGaagaataaaaggataaaataagatGAGTGATGTGATGAAGAAAGATAAAAGTAGcaatattaaagaaaataatgccataataattcatataattcttctaattaattaaagggGTTCATAAGAGATAACTGGATATATGCAAATGCTAAGTTCCTTTAAATTTTCTGGAaactattgttttttatttataaatccaGTCCAAAGTCGAATAAACTACATGGTGGATgaaatcatcaacaaatctatAAACTTTCGTCTGCATATGCAGAATATCTAGACGATGATCTTGTCATAGCAGCATATCTGATTTTCCCCCAACATTAGgataatttgtgttttttcatTAATTGCCTCAATCTCTTGCATTCAAAACTGAAACTGAATGATTCCATTATGTATTTCAAGGCTATAGTCTGTAATTCACACGACCTTGTTGGTTGTTCAATGTCAAAAACAAGTTTTGAACTGGAATTATGCTTATGATATTAGTTATTCAATTAATCCAGCGAATTAATTACCAACAAAAATTCTCATTCTTCTTCATCTAGGtagttatattaattaatatgtagTGAAATACATGAACTGATTAAACAAATGTGATGATTTACAGGAGCTACTACAGGTGCACGCATCAAGGGTGCAATGTGAAGAAGCAAGTGCAACGGCTAACCAAAGACGAAGGGGTAGTGGTGACCACTTATGAGGGAGTGCACACACACCCAATTGAAAAGACAACAGATAACTTTGAGCACATTTTGAGTCAGATGAAAATATACACTCCCTTTTAAACCTTCTTCTCCACAAACAGTGTACCTCAATTGGGAACTACTTGTAGTACTTTTGTTCCCCCCTTtgatacaaaaataaaactgtGTCAATAGAAGTAATTAAGATCTAGTTTATTGCATAAACTCTTCTTAGAcaatcttctttctttctttccatttgttttttttaaaaaaaaattggattattATTAGGTTATGTAAATTCAGCTGTCAAGTTCAGTACTGCTGAGAATATATACAGGTGAATATCCTTTAACTTATTATTCCTTTTATTGTGGtggttattaattattatgtaattGGAATACAAGCTTG from Glycine soja cultivar W05 chromosome 16, ASM419377v2, whole genome shotgun sequence harbors:
- the LOC114389665 gene encoding probable WRKY transcription factor 75: MENYSMLFPISNSSSYPISTSGVGSSQIGYNGQSSNAFLGLRPSNELLGSDDHDNGGEGGGDGDGNMLMSQISGGSNTNVSDELGGSGNSNNKKKGEKKVKKPRYAFQTRSQVDILDDGYRWRKYGQKAVKNNKFPRSYYRCTHQGCNVKKQVQRLTKDEGVVVTTYEGVHTHPIEKTTDNFEHILSQMKIYTPF